Proteins encoded within one genomic window of Setaria italica strain Yugu1 chromosome IV, Setaria_italica_v2.0, whole genome shotgun sequence:
- the LOC106804309 gene encoding uncharacterized protein LOC106804309, with amino-acid sequence MARQSAISLMRDRAKVGVLKRLTLSSSKTAGRNSSGRITSFHRGGGAKRLQRKVDVKRGTSSLGIVERIEYDPNRSSSIALVRWVQGVHFRRRKIPQELSTNSHTPGSTTADVSSRFSLAALSGREHKGKEAASALYSSLGNGDIPSVNSGPSLSLPRIALAGAKPAFFTQVRGNEEGKQTFSLSEIQKWTTDDVLWAQRMKRQAALSWQNDLKKKPLLLTQANRFSSLAAKSVGTSKGPKGKVDCVPVSYVLASHQCLPGSTVMNYDSSKPSKSSASSPSSSANQYDIIDLNSKVGNCIPLANARIGTWVHDIECRPGQGGKMVRAAGTYAKVVQEPGAQCVLRLPSGAEKIVDSKCRATIGIVSNPSHGTRKLRKAGHSRWLGRRPVVRGVAMNPVDHPHGGGEGRTKGGRPSVSPWGKPTKAGYRSPSVASRKA; translated from the coding sequence ATGGCACGCCAATCCGCTATCTCGCTCATGAGAGATCGGGCCAAGGTGGGGGTGCTGAAGCGTCTAACTCTGAGCTCGTCGAAGACTGCAGGTAGGAACTCGTCCGGGCGCATCACCTCTTTCCACCGTGGAGGAGGGGCCAAGAGGTTGCAGAGGAAAGTCGATGTGAAGCGGGGCACCTCTTCCCTGGGCATTGTCGAGCGGATTGAGTATGACCCGAATCGCTCCTCTAGCATTGCTCTGGTTCGATGGGTCCAAGGGGTACATTTCCGCCGCCGCAAGATTCCACAAGAGCTCAGTACCAACTCTCACACCCCAGGATCTACCACGGCAGATGTCTCCAGTCGGTTTTCCCTTGCGGCATTGTCTGGTAGAGAGCATAAAGGAAAGGAAGCTGCTTCTGCACTGTACTCTTCTCTGGGCAATGGAGATATTCCTTCTGTTAACTCTGGTCCATCATTGAGCTTACCTAGGATAGCTCTAGCTGGTGCCAAGCCTGCTTTCTTCACTCAAGTCAGAGGAAATGAAGAAGGAAAACAGACATTTTCTCTTTCTGAGATTCAGAAATGGACAACAGATGATGTGCTTTGGGCACAGAGAATGAAGCGTCAAGCTGCTCTCTCTTGGCAGAATGATCTGAAGAAGAAACCTTTGCTTCTGACACAAGCTAACCGCTTCAGTAGCTTGGCAGCAAAGTCTGTTGGTACGAGTAAAGGGCCAAAGGGAAAGGTTGATTGTGTACCAGTATCCTATGTATTGGCCAGTCACCAATGCCTGCCAGGTAGTACAGTGATGAACTATGATTCCTCCAAACCTTCTAAGAGTTCAGCCTCTTCACCAAGTTCCTCAGCTAATCAGTATGATATAATTGACCTCAACTCAAAGGTCGGAAATTGCATACCATTAGCCAATGCACGAATTGGAACATGGGTGCATGATATTGAATGTCGTCCTGGTCAGGGTGGGAAGATGGTTCGAGCAGCAGGTACATATGCTAAGGTAGTCCAGGAGCCAGGTGCACAGTGTGTTCTGCGCCTTCCTTCAGGTGCTGAGAAGATTGTGGATTCAAAATGCCGTGCTACAATTGGTATAGTCTCTAATCCAAGCCATGGTACGCGCAAGCTAAGAAAAGCAGGGCATAGCCGGTGGTTAGGCAGGCGCCCTGTTGTCCGTGGTGTTGCTATGAATCCTGTGGATCATCCCCATGGTGGAGGTGAGGGACGTACCAAAGGAGGCAGGCCTTCAGTTTCTCCCTGGGGAAAGCCCACTAAAGCAGGGTACCGGTCGCCAAGTGTGGCCAGCCGTAAAGCTTAG
- the LOC101764466 gene encoding macrophage migration inhibitory factor homolog: protein MPTLILSTNVPVDAVVAADILKDCSKAVARIIGKPESYVMVSINGSVPMSFAASEEPTAYGELVSIGGIGPGVNGKLSAAVAEILETKLSVSKSRFYIKFDDVQRHNFGFNGSTF, encoded by the exons ATGCCGACGCTGATCCTGAGCACCAACGTGCCGGtggacgccgtcgtcgccgccgacatCCTCAAGGACTGCTCCAAGGCAGTCGCCAGGATCATCGGCAAGCCCGAATCC TACGTCATGGTGTCCATAAACGGGTCGGTGCCCATGTCATTCGCGGCGAGCGAAGAGCCAACGGCGTACGGTGAGCTCGTCTCCATCGGCGGGATCGGCCCCGGCGTCAACGGCAAGTTGAGCGCGGCCGTTGCTGAGATACTGGAGACCAAGCTCTCGGTCAGCAAGTCCAGATTCTACATCAAATTCGATGATGTGCAG CGACACAACTTTGGCTTCAACGGGTCGACATTCTAA
- the LOC101764874 gene encoding mitogen-activated protein kinase 4, whose product MAMMVDPPNGMGNQGKHYYTMWQTLFEIDTKYVPIKPIGRGAYGIVCSSINRETNEKVAIKKINNVFDNRVDALRTLRELKLLRHLRHENVIALKDIMMPVHRRSFKDVYLVYELMDTDLHQIIKSSQPLSNDHCQYFLFQLLRGMKYLHSAGILHRDLKPGNLLVNANCDLKICDFGLARTNNTKGQFMTEYVVTRWYRAPELLLCCDNYGTSIDVWSVGCIFAELLGRKPIFPGTECLNQLKLIVNVLGTMSEADLEFIDNPKARKYIKSLPYTPGIPLTSMYPQAHPLAIDLLQKMLVFDPSKRISVTEALEHPYMSPLYDPSANPPAQVPIDLDIDENLGVDMIREMMWQEMIHYHPEVVTGMSM is encoded by the exons ATGGCGATGATGGTGGATCCCCCCAATGGCATGGGAAACCAAGGGAAGCATTACTACACCATGTGGCAAACACTATTTGAGATTGACACCAAGTACGTGCCAATCAAGCCCATTGGAAGAGGAGCTTACGGAATAGTTTGCTCGTCTATAAACCGTGAGACAAATGAGAAGGTTGcaataaaaaagataaacaatGTCTTTGACAACCGTGTGGATGCGCTAAGGACACTGCGGGAGCTGAAACTCCTTCGGCACTTAAGGCATGAGAATGTTATTGCTCTGAAGGATATAATGATGCCGGTGCATAGAAGGAGCTTCAAGGATGTTTACTTGGTTTATGAGCTCATGGACACTGATCTGCATCAAATAATTAAATCATCTCAACCACTTTCCAATGACCACTGCCAGTACTTCCTTTTTCAG CTGCTCCGAGGCATGAAGTACCTTCATTCAGCTGGGATACTCCATAGAGACCTGAAGCCAGGGAACCTCCTGGTTAATGCAAACTGTGATCTGAAGATATGTGATTTTGGACTTGCCCGCACAAACAACACTAAGGGTCAGTTCATGACAGAATATGTTGTCACCCGCTGGTACAGGGCCCCTGAGCTGCTGCTCTGCTGTGACAACTATGGAACATCAATAGATGTATGGTCTGTTGGCTGCATATTTGCAGAGCTACTTGGACGCAAGCCAATTTTTCCAGGAACTGAGTGCCTCAATCAGCTTAAGCTCATAGTAAATGTTCTTGGCACCATGAGTGAGGCTGACCTTGAGTTCATTGACAACCCGAAAGCCCGCAAGTACATTAAGTCCCTTCCATACACCCCAGGCATTCCCCTCACCAGCATGTACCCACAAGCACATCCTCTTGCCATCGATCTGTTGCAGAAGATGCTAGTCTTTGATCCCTCCAAAAGAATTAGTGTCACCGAGGCTCTGGAGCACCCTTACATGTCTCCACTGTATGATCCAAGCGCAAACCCTCCTGCTCAAGTACCCATCGATCTCGACATAGATGAAAACCTTGGCGTAGACATGATCCGCGAAATGATGTGGCAGGAGATGATCCACTACCACCCTGAGGTTGTGACGGGGATGAGCATGTGA
- the LOC101765270 gene encoding putative disease resistance RPP13-like protein 1 codes for MDFTREVVVPAALSEILGRIFAFLFDSLPRPSPGARELHRRRLERLLGNIGSMVEEAEGRHITNQQLLSHLKALTVGMYRGRFALERSRVTSLILGGGGGDEGTERLAAVVEELEGLTRDYMREFILLVQGYPRKVDRPVTTTLYMDRCVFGRHVEKERIVDFLLQRPPPGRAPFLSVLAVVGAKKVGKTTLVKHACDDERVRGHFSRIEWFETPDVVRAGGQPDQTIWESDGPEYLAGVRRILGEPRFAAERSLLVFEDAWPIDEPAWTALAATPSALAGGSKLLLTCRDADIARLGTAEPVVLRTLQEEEYWYYFKAFAFGGADPREHPRIAAVAREISGHLERTFLDARVLGTLLRANFDARFWRRVLAAIVRCERRPMHVGVLLELLPVRGRLQSYGYCRSPPKFTVQDVLSARESGGGGGGDSEEGFTIHLCRETLYMDHWYSITFKNEGAPPPSPPRRVLTT; via the exons ATGGACTTCACAAGGGAAGTCGTCGTCCCGGCGGCGCTGTCGGAGATCCTCGGCCGGATCTTCGCCTTCCTCTTCGACAGCCTCCCTCGGCCGTCGCCCGGAGCCAGGGAGCtccaccggcggcggctggagcGGCTGCTGGGCAACATCGGCAGCATGGTCGAGGAGGCCGAGGGCCGCCACATCACCAACCAGCAGTTGCTCTCCCACCTCAAGGCGCTCACCGTGGGCATGTACCGCGGCCGCTTCGCGCTCGAG CGTTCCCGCGTCACGAGCTTGatcttgggcggcggcggcggcgacgaaggcACGGAGAGGCTAGCCGCCGTCGTGGAGGAGCTGGAAGGCCTGACGCGCGACTACATGCGCGAGTTCATCCTGCTGGTGCAGGGGTACCCCCGGAAGGTGGACCGGCCGGTGACGACGACGCTGTACATGGACCGGTGCGTGTTCGGGCGCCACGTGGAGAAGGAGCGCATCGTCGACTTCCTACTGCAGCGCCCCCCGCCCGGCCGCGCGCCGTTCCTGAGCGTGCTCGCCGTGGTGGGCGCCAAGAAGGTCGGCAAGACGACGCTCGTGAAGCACGCCTGCGACGACGAGCGCGTGCGCGGCCACTTCTCCCGCATCGAGTGGTTCGAGACCCCCGACGTCGTGCGCGCCGGCGGGCAACCCGACCAGACCATCTGGGAGAGCGACGGGCCAGAGTACCTCGCCGGCGTGCGGCGCATCCTCGGCGAGCCCCGGTTCGCGGCGGAGCGGTCGCTGCTGGTGTTCGAGGACGCGTGGCCCATCGACGAGCCGGCGTGGACTGCGCTGGCGGCGACCCCGAgcgcgctcgccggcgggagcaagctcctcctcacctgcCGCGACGCCGACATCGCCCGGCTGGGCACCGCGGAGCCGGTGGTGCTCCGCACCCTGCAGGAGGAGGAATACTGGTACTACTTCAAGGCGTTCGCGTTCGGCGGCGCGGACCCGCGGGAGCACCCGCGgatcgcggcggtggcgcgggagaTCTCCGGCCACCTGGAGCGCACGTTCCTGGACGCGCGGGTGCTGGGCACGCTGCTCAGGGCCAATTTCGACGCCCGGTTCTGGCGGAGGGTGCTCGCCGCCATCGTGAGGTGCGAGCGCCGCCCGATGCACGTCGGCGTGCTGCTCGAGCTCCTGCCCGTGCGCGGCAGGCTGCAGTCGTACGGGTACTGCCGGAGCCCGCCCAAGTTCACCGTGCAGGACGTGCTCAGCGCGCGGGagagtggcggtggcggtggtggcgactCGGAGGAAGGCTTCACCATCCATCTCTGCAGGGAGACACTGTACATGGATCACTGGTACAGCATCACCTTCAAGAACGAGGGGgcaccgccgccatcgccgccgcggcgcgttCTGACGACCTAG